One window of Alphaproteobacteria bacterium CG11_big_fil_rev_8_21_14_0_20_39_49 genomic DNA carries:
- a CDS encoding YggS family pyridoxal phosphate-dependent enzyme, which produces MIQIKRNLLKISYQINERAKLVAVSKYRSAGEILQAIEAGHKIFGENKVQEAVQKWSEIRKKHSDVELHLIGALQTNKVKEAIMTFDVIEVVDREKLANALIKEMKKQNKYPACLIQVNTGEEPQKAGVLPKDADMFIKDCIEKELPVRGLMCIPPANEDPQPHFKMLRDLCNKHNLDICSMGMSGDYMQAIDCGATHVRIGTAIFGERAE; this is translated from the coding sequence ATGATACAGATTAAACGAAATTTATTAAAAATATCTTATCAAATTAACGAAAGAGCGAAATTAGTAGCGGTAAGTAAATATAGATCTGCAGGTGAAATATTGCAGGCTATTGAGGCAGGACACAAAATATTCGGTGAGAATAAGGTTCAGGAAGCCGTGCAGAAATGGTCTGAAATTCGTAAAAAACACTCTGATGTGGAGCTTCATCTAATAGGAGCATTGCAAACAAATAAGGTAAAAGAGGCAATAATGACATTTGATGTTATAGAGGTGGTGGACAGGGAAAAGCTTGCAAACGCACTTATAAAAGAAATGAAAAAACAAAATAAATACCCCGCTTGCCTTATTCAGGTAAATACGGGTGAAGAACCGCAAAAAGCCGGAGTGCTACCAAAAGATGCCGATATGTTTATCAAAGATTGCATAGAAAAAGAATTGCCCGTAAGAGGATTAATGTGTATCCCGCCTGCAAACGAAGACCCTCAGCCGCATTTTAAAATGCTACGGGACTTATGTAATAAACATAATCTTGATATTTGCAGTATGGGTATGAGCGGCGATTATATGCAGGCAATTGATTGCGGTGCTACCCATGTTAGGATAGGTACGGCTATTTTTGGTGAAAGGGCTGAGTAA
- a CDS encoding DNA-binding response regulator: MRVLLVEDDSATARSIELALASEGIVCDIANLGEEGLEIGKIYDYDIIILDLMLPDIDGYEVLLRLRSAKIQVPILILSGLSGSDQKIKGLSFGADDYLTKPFNRGELVARIQAIVRRSKGYSDSVIQIDDRIVMNLDSRTVEIDKSPVHLTSKEYGILELLVLRRGSLITKEMFLNHLYGGIDEPDLKIIDVFVCKLRKKLAKITGGFNYIDTVWGRGYILKENASEDVEAAVPAEQGA; encoded by the coding sequence ATGCGAGTATTATTAGTTGAGGATGATTCTGCAACGGCAAGGTCAATTGAGTTGGCTTTAGCTTCAGAGGGTATAGTCTGTGATATTGCAAATTTAGGGGAAGAAGGTTTAGAAATCGGCAAAATCTACGATTACGATATAATCATTCTTGATTTAATGCTACCTGATATAGACGGATATGAAGTTCTATTGCGTCTTCGCTCTGCAAAAATACAGGTTCCTATTCTTATATTGTCGGGTTTATCCGGCAGTGACCAGAAAATTAAAGGTTTAAGCTTCGGTGCCGATGATTATCTGACCAAGCCTTTCAACCGTGGCGAGTTAGTCGCTCGTATTCAGGCTATAGTAAGGCGTTCTAAAGGTTACTCCGATTCGGTAATACAGATTGACGACCGCATTGTTATGAACCTTGACAGCCGTACCGTTGAAATTGATAAATCGCCTGTTCACCTTACTTCAAAAGAATACGGCATATTAGAACTTCTTGTTCTTCGCCGCGGCTCCTTAATTACCAAAGAAATGTTCCTGAACCACTTATATGGCGGCATTGATGAGCCCGACCTTAAGATTATCGACGTATTCGTATGTAAATTACGCAAGAAGTTGGCTAAGATTACAGGTGGGTTTAACTATATAGACACCGTCTGGGGCAGAGGTTATATCTTAAAAGAGAATGCGTCCGAAGATGTGGAGGCTGCCGTTCCTGCCGAGCAAGGAGCCTGA
- a CDS encoding DNA mismatch repair endonuclease MutL, whose product MKLHILSPTTINRIAAGEVIERPASVVKELVENAIDAGSTQIDVVINNGGRNLVSVADNGKGMTADELDLCLERHATSKLSDDDLFDINFLGFRGEALPSIGSVSRMTITSRHEGENDAWAIKVDGGEKSEVFPAQISKGTKIEVRDLFFATPARLKFLKTEKTETIYIQEVITKLAMANPHVGFTLKNEKKELINTSKGGKLNERLNDLISRDFDANSIEVDTAREGIRLHGHVCLPTYSKGTASSQYIFVNNRPVKDKLLLGSIRAAYQDFLARDRYPVVALFFELANGEVDVNVHPTKAEVRFRDNGLVRGLIVSTLKNALSTAGHRASSTVSAHALSAFKPSSESQNAGRIAAFPRPSYSDVNRNFGAYFPNKEGEVRPALNEKIAEFRQPSVAVNAPQEQLFNKEQQLVSVRQEQTEEGAVNDNPLGVSRCQLHETYIVAQTKDGIVIVDQHAAHERLVYERMKEAMQGKCVASQRLLIPEVVELSPIEAMRVFEQKEALQKMGLIIDKFGDSAIVVRETPALLGEVDAQGLIKNLANDLEEHGEILNVQEGFEHVCGTMACHGSVRSGRRLNIHEMNAILRDMEKTPYSGQCNHGRPTYVELKLNDIEKLFGRR is encoded by the coding sequence ATGAAACTACACATACTATCACCCACTACAATAAACAGAATCGCCGCCGGAGAAGTAATAGAAAGACCTGCGTCGGTGGTTAAAGAACTGGTCGAAAATGCTATAGATGCAGGCTCAACACAAATTGATGTCGTTATAAATAACGGCGGACGCAATCTGGTTTCGGTTGCCGATAACGGTAAGGGCATGACTGCCGATGAGCTTGACTTATGCCTTGAAAGACACGCTACATCAAAACTTTCCGATGATGATTTGTTCGACATAAACTTCTTAGGGTTCAGGGGGGAGGCTCTGCCTTCTATCGGTTCGGTATCACGTATGACCATAACCAGCCGTCATGAAGGAGAAAATGACGCATGGGCAATAAAAGTAGATGGCGGTGAAAAGTCCGAAGTTTTCCCTGCACAGATAAGCAAAGGTACAAAAATAGAGGTGCGTGACTTGTTCTTTGCAACTCCTGCCAGATTGAAATTTTTAAAGACCGAAAAAACAGAGACTATATATATACAGGAAGTCATTACTAAACTTGCAATGGCTAACCCGCATGTCGGTTTTACACTGAAAAACGAGAAGAAAGAACTTATAAACACATCTAAAGGCGGCAAACTTAATGAACGCTTAAATGACCTGATATCCCGTGATTTTGACGCAAACTCCATTGAGGTTGACACAGCCAGAGAGGGAATCAGGCTACACGGTCATGTTTGTCTGCCGACATATTCTAAGGGTACGGCATCTTCACAATATATATTCGTAAATAACCGTCCGGTTAAGGACAAGCTGCTTTTAGGCTCTATCCGAGCCGCATATCAGGACTTCCTTGCCCGTGACAGATATCCTGTCGTGGCATTATTTTTTGAACTTGCCAACGGGGAGGTTGATGTCAATGTACACCCTACCAAAGCAGAAGTGCGTTTCCGTGATAACGGTCTGGTGCGTGGTTTGATAGTCAGCACGTTGAAAAACGCCCTGTCTACCGCAGGACACAGGGCATCTTCAACCGTATCTGCACATGCACTAAGTGCGTTCAAGCCTTCATCTGAGTCGCAAAATGCAGGCAGAATAGCCGCATTTCCAAGACCTTCATACAGCGATGTTAACAGGAATTTCGGTGCGTATTTCCCTAATAAGGAGGGAGAGGTCAGACCGGCACTAAATGAAAAAATCGCTGAATTCAGACAGCCTTCGGTTGCCGTGAACGCTCCTCAGGAACAGCTTTTTAATAAAGAGCAACAGCTTGTGTCGGTAAGGCAGGAGCAGACGGAAGAAGGGGCGGTAAATGATAATCCGCTCGGGGTTTCACGCTGTCAGTTGCATGAAACTTACATAGTTGCACAAACCAAGGACGGTATAGTTATTGTTGACCAGCATGCAGCACATGAAAGGCTGGTATATGAACGCATGAAAGAGGCGATGCAAGGCAAGTGCGTAGCATCACAAAGATTGCTGATACCGGAGGTCGTAGAACTAAGCCCTATCGAAGCGATGAGGGTTTTTGAGCAAAAAGAAGCTTTACAGAAAATGGGGCTGATTATCGATAAGTTCGGCGATAGTGCGATAGTAGTGCGTGAAACTCCCGCATTGCTCGGTGAGGTTGATGCACAGGGATTAATAAAAAACCTTGCAAATGACTTAGAAGAACATGGCGAGATATTGAACGTTCAGGAGGGGTTTGAGCATGTTTGCGGCACTATGGCTTGTCACGGTTCTGTCAGGAGCGGACGTAGGCTTAATATACATGAGATGAACGCCATACTTCGTGATATGGAAAAAACTCCATATTCGGGGCAGTGTAATCACGGTCGCCCTACTTATGTTGAACTGAAATTAAACGATATCGAAAAGCTTTTCGGTCGTAGGTGA
- the recA gene encoding recombinase RecA, giving the protein MDDNKQKALDTALAQIEKAFGKGSAMKLGQRETMKVAAIPTGSLGLDMALGVGGVPKGRVIEIFGPESSGKTTLTLHIVAESQKKGGTCAFVDAEHALDPEYAKKLGVDIDNLVISQPDNGEQALEITDTLVRSGAVDVVVVDSVAALTPKAEIEGDMGDSHMGLQARLMSQALRKLTGSVSRTGCTVIFINQIRMKIGVMFGSPETTTGGNALKFYASVRLDIRRIGSLKDKEDVVGSQTRVKVVKNKVAPPFKQVEFDIIYGEGISKLGEIIDLGVQAGIVEKAGSWFSYESTRIGQGKENARKFLFENPEMANEIEKKILTKAGILKTSDADSVTEEEAVPA; this is encoded by the coding sequence ATGGACGATAATAAACAAAAGGCATTAGATACTGCTCTTGCACAAATAGAAAAAGCATTCGGTAAAGGCTCCGCCATGAAGCTTGGTCAGAGGGAAACGATGAAAGTTGCCGCCATTCCTACAGGTTCACTTGGGCTTGATATGGCTTTGGGTGTGGGCGGAGTGCCAAAGGGGCGTGTTATAGAGATATTCGGCCCTGAAAGTTCGGGCAAGACCACCCTTACATTACATATAGTAGCCGAGTCCCAGAAGAAAGGCGGAACATGTGCTTTTGTCGATGCAGAACATGCTCTTGACCCCGAATATGCGAAAAAGCTCGGAGTTGATATTGATAATCTGGTGATATCACAGCCGGATAACGGTGAGCAGGCTTTAGAGATAACCGATACGCTGGTACGCTCCGGTGCGGTTGATGTTGTTGTTGTTGACTCGGTAGCCGCCCTTACTCCTAAGGCGGAGATAGAAGGAGATATGGGGGATTCACATATGGGCTTGCAGGCACGCCTTATGAGTCAGGCACTCAGGAAACTGACCGGTTCCGTTTCAAGGACGGGCTGTACGGTTATCTTCATTAACCAGATTCGTATGAAAATAGGTGTTATGTTCGGCAGCCCTGAAACTACTACCGGCGGTAATGCGTTAAAGTTCTATGCTTCCGTTCGTCTTGACATACGTCGCATAGGCTCTTTGAAAGATAAGGAAGATGTTGTAGGCAGCCAGACAAGAGTTAAGGTAGTTAAGAACAAGGTTGCCCCTCCGTTTAAACAGGTTGAGTTCGACATAATTTATGGTGAGGGTATTTCCAAGCTTGGCGAGATAATCGACCTTGGTGTGCAGGCAGGTATTGTTGAAAAAGCCGGTTCGTGGTTCTCATATGAAAGTACCCGTATAGGTCAGGGGAAAGAAAACGCCCGTAAATTCCTTTTTGAAAATCCTGAGATGGCAAATGAGATTGAGAAGAAAATACTTACTAAAGCCGGAATATTAAAAACAAGTGACGCTGATTCTGTAACCGAAGAAGAAGCTGTTCCGGCTTAA
- the gloB gene encoding hydroxyacylglutathione hydrolase: protein MFEIIQIAVLPHNANYNYILHGGGETVIVDPSLSAPIIDVLKEKGWRADKIINTHHHWDHTDGNMELKEFYNAKVIGFSQDAHRIPGIDIPLNEGDEIQICGEKARIMFLPGHTTAHIAYYFEELDILFSGDVIFAMGCGRLFEGTYEQAYESLQTIASLPLHTKIYCAHEYTLTNGKFAQKIDAENEDIKTRMQITEKLREQNIPTIPTTVEIELKTNPFVRAKNVFEFEKIRKARDRF, encoded by the coding sequence ATGTTCGAGATAATACAAATTGCCGTTTTACCGCATAATGCAAATTATAACTATATACTGCACGGGGGAGGGGAAACCGTAATCGTAGACCCGTCTTTATCCGCTCCCATTATAGATGTACTCAAAGAAAAAGGGTGGCGTGCGGATAAAATAATCAACACACATCACCACTGGGACCATACTGACGGCAATATGGAGTTAAAGGAATTCTATAACGCAAAGGTAATAGGATTTTCGCAAGATGCCCATAGAATCCCCGGCATCGATATTCCGTTAAATGAAGGAGATGAAATACAAATATGCGGTGAAAAAGCTCGGATAATGTTTCTGCCCGGTCATACTACGGCTCATATCGCCTATTATTTTGAAGAATTAGATATACTTTTCTCAGGAGATGTTATTTTCGCAATGGGTTGTGGCAGACTATTTGAAGGAACTTACGAGCAAGCATATGAAAGTTTGCAAACAATAGCGTCACTGCCACTACATACCAAAATTTACTGCGCACATGAATATACGCTAACTAACGGTAAATTCGCACAGAAAATCGACGCTGAAAATGAAGATATAAAAACAAGAATGCAGATTACTGAAAAATTACGGGAACAAAATATTCCGACTATACCCACAACTGTGGAAATCGAACTAAAAACCAATCCTTTTGTCAGGGCTAAGAATGTGTTTGAATTCGAGAAAATACGAAAAGCAAGGGATAGATTCTAG
- a CDS encoding iron permease yields MLEYLNSDVIPVFIVIFREILEIAIILGVVMVAAKELEQRNKWILIGLGAGVFGSLVVAFFAQAISNAAEGLGQELFNAIILLSASAVIGATALWMSKHAGELTAHLRHVSNEVIEGNLPLYTIAVVIALAVLREGAEIVLFTHGMMASGKEMSSIISGAVLGLFAGTILGGAMYFGLLKISPKHVFGVTTWLLMFLCAGMSASAAKYLASAGWFESMAFTVWDSSFILSNESLLGQIIHALFGYTAKPYAIQLVFYIGTLVILFAAKQFINRKSAEDKNAVTGTA; encoded by the coding sequence ATGCTTGAATACTTAAATTCAGATGTAATACCTGTTTTTATAGTTATTTTCCGTGAAATACTGGAAATAGCGATAATATTAGGGGTTGTTATGGTTGCGGCAAAAGAGCTTGAGCAGCGTAACAAATGGATATTGATAGGTTTAGGTGCGGGTGTTTTCGGCTCACTTGTCGTTGCATTCTTTGCACAGGCAATATCCAATGCCGCCGAAGGGCTGGGACAGGAATTGTTTAATGCAATTATATTGCTATCCGCATCAGCGGTTATAGGTGCTACGGCACTTTGGATGAGCAAGCACGCCGGAGAGCTAACAGCACATCTAAGGCATGTAAGCAACGAAGTTATTGAAGGCAACCTTCCTTTATATACTATAGCGGTAGTTATAGCTCTGGCTGTTTTGAGAGAGGGTGCGGAGATAGTATTGTTTACGCACGGTATGATGGCATCGGGAAAGGAAATGTCCAGCATTATATCGGGTGCGGTACTGGGTCTTTTTGCCGGTACGATTCTTGGCGGTGCTATGTATTTCGGACTATTGAAGATATCTCCTAAACATGTTTTCGGTGTTACCACGTGGTTATTGATGTTCTTATGTGCAGGAATGTCTGCCTCTGCCGCTAAATATCTTGCAAGTGCGGGTTGGTTTGAGTCAATGGCGTTCACGGTATGGGATTCGTCCTTTATACTAAGCAATGAGAGCTTATTGGGTCAGATAATACACGCCCTTTTCGGCTATACCGCCAAGCCATATGCGATACAATTGGTGTTTTATATAGGCACGCTGGTAATACTTTTTGCGGCAAAGCAGTTTATCAACCGCAAGAGTGCGGAAGACAAGAATGCCGTTACCGGCACTGCCTAA